A stretch of Tigriopus californicus strain San Diego chromosome 11, Tcal_SD_v2.1, whole genome shotgun sequence DNA encodes these proteins:
- the LOC131890670 gene encoding uncharacterized protein LOC131890670 encodes MITTVSILVLTVLLLGTVESVAVQRVYIKYFLDDNAMEVNETFPFDSETRCLMRLMIDTSRYTAFRIKNGECQVGKANNLALAVEGVVPTFLGQVWTDHLKLYVGIAPTFDESLVTCSLLNGRIPEPRNKTHIYEEMDALVKYDPIGSPWVGLTTVVEEIEPIFVWVSNMDFAAFLPPYKMITSNTGNCFFYGSDTQQIINTNCLTRTTNSFVCEF; translated from the exons ATGATAACCACAGTCTCTATTTTGGTGCTGACTGTTCTCCTTTTGGGAACTGTGGAGTCCGTCGCAGTTCAACGAGTATATATCAAGTACTTTTTAGACGACAATGCCATGGAAGTGAACGAGACCTTTCCTTTCGATTCTGAGACCCGATGTCTCATGCGATTAATGATCGATACGTCCAGATACACGGCTTTCCGAATCAAAAATGGCGAATGCCAAGTGGGCAAGGCAAACAATCTGGCTTTGGCAGTTGAGGGAGTCGTTCCGACATTCTTGGGGCAGGTCTGGACGGACCATTTGAAGCTCTACGTTGGGATTGCACCAACTTTCGACGAAAGTTTGGTCACCTGCTCCCTTTTAAATGGACGAATCCCTGAGCCTAGAAATAAGACACATATTTACGAGGAGATGGATGCTCTCGTCAAATATGATCCCATAG GATCCCCATGGGTTGGTCTAACGACAGTCGTAGAAGAAATCGAACCAATCTTCGTTTGGGTCTCAAACATGGATTTTGCAGCATTTCTTCCTCCATATAAGATGATAACGTCAAATACTGGCAATTGCTTCTTCTATGGTAGTGATACTCAACAAATCATCAACACCAATTGCCTCACACGAACCACAAACAGTTTTGTTTGCGAGTTTTAA
- the LOC131891162 gene encoding pro-resilin-like yields MVRSKNKPIIVCLLLVGTVLAHPQRGGHRGSGGYSHDSNHQPASYSFGYNVNDNYQGAQFGHDEKRNGDSTSGSYFVHLPDGRMQTVTYSVDGYKGYVAEVKYSGKAQFDSPPRKSSGGFKGYN; encoded by the exons ATGGTACGTAGCAAA AACAAACCTATCATTGTGTGTCTACTTTTGGTCGGAACGGTCCTAGCTCATCCTCAAAGGGGAGGTCACCGAGGATCTGGAGGTTACAGTCATGACAGCAATCACCAACCGGCTAGTTACAGTTTCGGCTACAACGTGAACGACAATTATCAGGGAGCCCAGTTTGGGCATGACGAAAAGCGCAATGGGGACTCGACTTCGGGGAGTTATTTTGTGCATTTGCCCGATGGTCGGATGCAAACTGTGACTTATTCGGTGGATGGTTATAAGGGTTATGTGGCTGAAGTGAAGTATTCGGGTAAAGCCCAATTTGACTCCCCACCACGCAAATCTTCAGGGGGCTTCAAAGGATATAACTGA